The Marasmius oreades isolate 03SP1 chromosome 11, whole genome shotgun sequence genome includes a region encoding these proteins:
- a CDS encoding uncharacterized protein (CAZy:GT35), which produces MTSVLDPKTIGKPKRPRRHVRTLTGYLPETDASGKEKWPRGEEEAWKEGLKGVDSDVKSITKSVVNHVNTSLARQAYNLDDFGAYQASALSVRDNLIAKWNETQLYYTKKSPKRAYYLSLEFLMGRTLDNALLNLGLKGQYTEGIKRLGFNMEDLLEQERDAALGNGGLGRLAACYLDSGASQELPLWGYGLRYKYGIFQQLISPEGAQLEAPDPWLDNQNPWELPRLDVTYEVRFYGYAERLNDGTGRSVWTGGQEVLAVAYDVMIPGCYTKNTNNLRLWESKPKRGFDLNSFNAGDYERAIESSNSAAAITSVLYPNDHTSFGKELRLKQQYFWTAASLADILRRFKNIGKPLSAFPDYVAIQLNDTHPTLAIPELMRILIDEEETPWDDAWNIVTNTFFYTNHTVLPEALEKWPVPLMEHLLPRHMQIIYDINMYFLQAVEKKFPGDRDRLARMSLIEEGFPKQVRMAFLACIGSRRVNGVAELHSELVRTTILKDFVEFEGRSKFSNVTNGITPRRWLDQCNPELSALISKTLGLQKPVWLKDLFRLEGLLKLVEDKKFRDEWAAIKQRNKERLANLVKTTLGFTVNTNAMFDVQIKRLHEYKRQTLNIFGVIYRYLTLKKMSAEERKKVNPRVVFFAGKAAPPHVGFSFSFDLVRRALIVPKDYIAKLTIRLIVNVARVINDDPETKDLLSLYFLPDYSVSLAEVLIPASDISQHISTAGTEASGTSNMKFCLNGGLLVGTVDGANIEIAEEVGESNVFFFGHLAPAVEDLRYQHVYHPVPIEEKCPALANVLNTVSGGMFGDGGVYDPLLNTIRQGDYYLLSDDFDSYIAALDLVDEAYKDKDEWVKKSIRTTAKMGKFSSDRAINEYAESFWNLEAIKVPQ; this is translated from the exons ATGACTTCTGTACTCGACCCAAAGACCATCGGGAAGCCCAAACGGCCTAGAAGGCATGTTAGGACGCTCACTG GTTATCTCCCCGAGACGGACGCTTCAGGCAAAGAGAAATGGCCTAGAGGTGAAGAGGAAGCGTGGAAAGAGGGTCTTAAAGGTGTTGATTCAG ATGTCAAGTCCATAACAAAATCAGTGGTGAACCATGTCAATACCTCTCTTGCTCGTCAGGCATACAACCTTG ATGACTTCGGAGCGTATCAAGCTTCTGCATTGTCTGTTCGCGACAACTTGATT GCCAAATGGAACGAGACTCAACTATACTACACGAAAAAGTCACCCAAAAGAGCTTACTATCTATCTCTCGAATTCTTGATGGGGCGTACTCTCGACAACGCG CTGCTGAACCTTGGCTTGAAAGGTCAATACACGGAAGGCATCAAGCGACTTGGCTTCAATATGGAAGATCTCTTGGAGCAAGAACGAGATGCTGCCCTAGGAAACGGTGGCTTGGGTCGTCTTGCTGCCTGTTACTTGGATTCAGGCGCTTCTCAA GAATTACCGTTGTGGGGATATGGACTTCGATACAAATACGGCATTTTCCAACAG CTTATCTCGCCGGAAGGTGCACAGCTCGAG GCACCCGATCCATGGCTCGATAATCAGAATCCTTGGGAG CTTCCTCGTCTTGACGTCACCTACGAAGTTCGATTCTATGGTTACGCTGAACGTCTCAACGATGGAACTGGCCGTTCTGTCTGGACTGGAGGTCAAGAAGTTCTTGCCGTCGCTTACGATGTTATGATTCCCGGATGTTACACCAAGAACACCAACAATTTAAGGTTATGGGAGAGTAAGCCAAAGCGAGGCTTCGACCTGAACTCGTTCAATG CTGGTGATTACGAACGGGCTATCGAGTCATCGAACAGTGCCGCCGCTATTACCTCTGTTCTTTATCCCAACGATCACAC ATCGT TCGGAAAGGAGCTGCGTTTGAAGCAACAATA CTTCTGGACTGCTGCCAGTCTAGCTGATATTCTTCGCCGATTCAAGAACATCGGAAAACCGCTCAGCGCATTCCCTGATT ATGTTGCCATCCAACTCAACGAC ACCCATCCAACGCTTGCCATTCCCGAACTCATGCGTATACTAATtgacgaagaggaaacaCCTTGGGATGACGCATGGAATATCGTCACGAACACGTTCTTCTACACCAACCACACCGTGCTCCCTGAGGCGCTCGAGAAGTGGCCTGTACCATTGATGGAACACCTATTGCCAAG GCACATGCAAATCATCTACGATATT AACAT GTACTTCTTACAAGCAGTCGAGAAGAAGTTTCCGGGTGATCGGGACCGCCTCGCTAGAATGTCTTTGATTGAAG AGGGCTTCCCTAAACAAGTCAGAATGGCGTTCCTTGCGTGTATCGGTAGCAGGAGGGTAAATGGCGTCGCTGAGCTGCACAGTGAACTTGTGAGGACAACCATCCTCAAAGACTTTGTCGAATTCGAAGGCCGTAGCAA GTTCAGCAATGTTACTAACGGAA TTACGCCTCGTCGCTGGTTAGACCAATGCAACCCCGAACTGAGTGCGCTTATCTCCAAGACTCTCGGTCTTCAGAAGCCTGTCTGGCTTAAGGACCTCTTTAGGCTCGAAGGTCTActcaaactcgtcgaggaCAAAAAATTCCGAGACGAATGGGCGGCCATCAAACAAAGGAACAAGGAGAGACTTGCAAATCTGGTCAAGACTACACTTGGATTCACGGTCAACACGAACGCGATGTTTGACGTTCAGATTAAGAGGTTACACGAGTATAAG CGACAAACTTTGAACATCTTTGGAGTTATCTAT AGGTATCTGACGCTGAAGAAGATGTCAgctgaggagaggaagaaagttAACCCACGCGTCGTGTTCTTCGCTGGAAAGGCGGCCCCCCCGCATGTAggcttttctttttcttttgaccTTGTAAGAAGAGCGCTGATTGTTCCGAAAGACTACATCGCCAAATTGACCATCCGCCTTATTGTCAATGTCGCCCGAGTGATAAACGACGATCCTGAAACCAAAGACCTTCTCTCCCTTTACTTCCTTCCTGACTACTCTGTCTCCCTCGCCGAAGTGCTCATCCCAGCTTCCGATATCTCTCAACATATCAGTACAGCTGGAACAGAGGCTAGCGGTACGAGTAACATGAAGTTCTGTTTGAATGGTGGATTGTTGGTGGGTACCGTTGATGGAGCCAATATCGAGATTGCGGAAGAAGTCGGAGAGAGCaatgttttcttctttggcCATTTGGCGCC TGCCGTCGAAGATCTCCGCTACCAGCACGTTTATCATCCCGTCCCGATTGAGGAGAAGTGTCCCGCATTGGCAAATGTTCTCAATACGGTTTCTGGAGGAATGTTTGGAGACGGAGGTGTTTATGACCC TCTCTTGAATACCATCCGTCAAGGCGACTATTATCTCTTATCGGACGACTTTGATTCCTATATTGCGGCCTTGGATTTGGTGGACGAGGCTTACAAGGACAAGGATGAGTGGGTCAAGAAGAGCATTAGGACTACTGCCAAG ATGGGTAAATTCAGCTCTGACAGAGCGATTAACGAATATGCAGAAAGTTTCTGGAATTTGGAGGCTATCAAGGTGCCCCAGTAG